CACCCACGTACTCGCCGTGGCCCCGGTGAGTGACTTCGAATCCGCCGTGCTCTGGTACGAGCGCCTCATGGGCAGGCCGGCCGATGCGCGGCCGATGGACGGCCTCGCCGACTGGCACGTTTCCCCGTCCGCCTGGGTGCAGGTCTTCCGGTCGCCCGAGCACGCCGGGACGACCCTGCTCAACCTCGTCGTGGACGACCTGGACCAGGCGCTTGACGAGCTGGCCGGTCGCGGCATCGCCGCGGGGGAGGTCCAGCCGGGCGCCGAGAAGGTGCGGTTCGCCGCCGTCCACGACCCCGACGGCAATCGGGTCACCTTGGTCGAGAACCCGGTGGCGTAGCTCCGGGACCCCTTCCGCCGAGGGACATATCGAGTCGCCTTCCCGATGGCCCGTGGGTAGGGTGGAGGATAGAACGAGACGATACGTCTCGTGTCGCTTGTCGGTCTCCGAACGGATCCACAGCGGCCCGCCCCGCCCCATGGAGGAATCGCCCTTGCGTACTCCCGCCCCACTCGCCTCCACCCAGATCGTCCTGTCCGAGGTCACGAAGGCCTACGACGCCCGGGTGGTACTGGACCGCGTCAGCCTCACGGTCCGGCCCGGTGAGCGGGTCGGCGTCGTCGGCGACAACGGCTCCGGCAAGTCCACGCTGCTCCGGCTCCTCGCCGGCCGCGAGCGCCCCGACCACGGACAGGTCACCGTCACCGCGCCCGGCGGGGTCGGCCACCTCGCCCAGACCCTCGACCTGCCCCCGACCGCCCGCGTCCGCGACGCGATCGGCCTCGCGCTCGCCGAACTGCGCGAGCTGGAGCGCCGGATCCGCACCGCCGAAGCAGGGCTCCGGCAGGCCGGCCCCGAGGAACTCGCCGCGTACGCCGACCTCCTCACCGCCTACGAGTCCCGCGGCGGCCCCGACGCCGAACGGCGCGTGGCGACCACCCTGCGCCGGCTCGGCGAGCGCACCGCGCCCGATCCGGACCGGCGGCTCGGCACCCTCTCCGGCGGGCAGCGCTCACGCCTGGCCCTCGCCGCGACCCTGGCCGCCGAACCGGAGCTGCTCCTGCTGGACGAGCCGACCAACGACCTCGACGACGAAGCCGTCGGCTGGCTGGAAGACCACCTGCGCGCCCACCGCGGCACCGTCGTCGCCGTCACCCACGACCGGCTCTTCCTGGACCGCGTCACCACCGCCATCCTGGAAGTCGACCAGGACCGCCGCACCGTACGCCGGTACGGCAACGGGTACGCCGGGTTCCTGACCGGCCGCGCCGCCGAACGCGCCCGCTGGGAGCGGCAGT
This Streptomyces sp. NBC_00539 DNA region includes the following protein-coding sequences:
- a CDS encoding VOC family protein, which produces MFFTHVLAVAPVSDFESAVLWYERLMGRPADARPMDGLADWHVSPSAWVQVFRSPEHAGTTLLNLVVDDLDQALDELAGRGIAAGEVQPGAEKVRFAAVHDPDGNRVTLVENPVA
- the abc-f gene encoding ribosomal protection-like ABC-F family protein; this translates as MEESPLRTPAPLASTQIVLSEVTKAYDARVVLDRVSLTVRPGERVGVVGDNGSGKSTLLRLLAGRERPDHGQVTVTAPGGVGHLAQTLDLPPTARVRDAIGLALAELRELERRIRTAEAGLRQAGPEELAAYADLLTAYESRGGPDAERRVATTLRRLGERTAPDPDRRLGTLSGGQRSRLALAATLAAEPELLLLDEPTNDLDDEAVGWLEDHLRAHRGTVVAVTHDRLFLDRVTTAILEVDQDRRTVRRYGNGYAGFLTGRAAERARWERQYEQWREQIRDAQRLADTNIGRFAAIPRKLPRGFSGAGAFRARSRTHGAAGRIRTARERLHRLTENPVPPPPSPLRFTGRFTAGAAGVVEADGLAVPGRLAPTSFRLEPGERLLVTGPNGAGKSTLLHLLAGELTPGRGCVRTPPRVGLLRQDDPLGREARSVTELSGPQYADQVAALGLLAPPDLTRPVRDLSAGQRRKLELARLVSAPLDVLLLDEPTNHLAPAVVEELEAALADFTGTLVLVTHDRRLRSAFRGRRLELTPEPRPAPASR